A genomic stretch from Balaenoptera musculus isolate JJ_BM4_2016_0621 chromosome 9, mBalMus1.pri.v3, whole genome shotgun sequence includes:
- the STRA8 gene encoding stimulated by retinoic acid gene 8 protein homolog: METSGEDNNPSGRATPRPPAQLQKVEPRVARRRLSQARHRATLAALFSSLSKIVYSHSDLTASKWQVLNKAKNHIQELEQTLDDLLKLKESFNLEDGNVNSLEEVKEEYASMYSRNPSLVLNTVLQKGSDTWCSIEAVGKEFEEEEEEEEEDQEEEEEDEEEQEEEEEKKVELLNSPVTLLPDLLEFERYLNFYKQTMDLLTGNGIVSSQEVTLPIVSAAISHLWQTLSEESKASLLQAWAQKHSGLLGLAGACQEPACAEGSVKDSGVESQGASCSLVSTPEEILFEDAFDVASFRDKSEAPSTSSSSSVLAVCNPENPEEKFQLYMQIINFFKGLCCVNTQFKQEPDLPVDDEMIMLRCMETFDDEDL; this comes from the exons ATGGAGACCTCTGGAGAAGACAACAACCCCAGTGGCAGAGCAACGCCCCGGCCCCCGGCACAGCTGCAGAAGGTCGAGCCGCGCGTGGCCCGCAGACGCCTGTCCCAGGCCCGCCACCGAGCCACCCTGGCAGCCCTCTTCAGCAGCCTCAGCAAGATCGTTTACTCCCACTCCGATCTCACAGCCTCAAAG TGGCAGGTTTTGAATAAGGCGAAGAATCATATTCAGGAACTGGAACAAACCTTGGATGATCTGCTGAAGCTGAAAG AATCCTTCAACCTGGAGGATGGGAATGTAAACAGCTTAGAGGAGGTCAAGGAAGAATATGCCAGCATGTACTCCAGAAATCCCAG TCTGGTGTTAAATACAGTTCTTCAGAAAGGTTCCGACACCTGGTGCTCAATCGAGGCAGTCGGGAAGGAgtttgaggaggaagaagaggaggaggaggaggaccaggaagaggaggaagaggatgaggaagagcaggaggaggaagaggagaaaaaagtggAGCTCTTAAACTCCCCAGTCACCTTGCTGCCAGACCTCTTGGAATTTGAACG GTACCTCAACTTTTACAAGCAGACGATGGACCTTCTGACCGGGAACGGGATCGTCTCCTCGCAGGAGGTGACCCTCCCCATCGTGTCTGCGGCCATCTCCCACCTGTGGCAGACCCTCTCCGAGGAGAGTAAGGCCAGCCTCCTGCAGGCCTGGGCGCAGAAGCACAGCGGCCTCCTGGGCCTCGCGGGGGCCTGTCAGGAGCCGGCCTGCGCCGAGGGCAGCGTGAAGGACAGCGGCGTGGAAAGCCAGGGGGCCAGCTGCTCGCTCGTCTCCACCCCCGAGGAG ATCCTTTTTGAAGATGCCTTCGATGTGGCAAGTTTCCGGGACAAAAGTGAGGCTCCAAGTACATCTAGCTCCAG TTCCGTGCTGGCTGTCTGCAACCCAGAAAATCCCGAGGAGAAGTTTCAGCTCTACATGCAgatcatcaatttttttaaaggccttTGCTGTGTTAACACCCAGTTCAAACAG GAACCAGACCTTCCCGTCGACGATGAGATGATAATGTTGAGGTGCATGGAGACGTTTGACGATGAAGATCTGTGA